In Silene latifolia isolate original U9 population chromosome 3, ASM4854445v1, whole genome shotgun sequence, a single window of DNA contains:
- the LOC141648512 gene encoding uncharacterized protein LOC141648512 has product MNNSVVSKVNVIDAIIILTGAKFILHPILSNLSMKLPQYDFNHLLKLKPPTQNPKPKPDPICLDLPDDVIVSILSKVDIVTLRRCTLVLSLDSILPQIVSFSTPLDPSLFFPDKSGCWYGRLFNKFVSKAIPFLGFFSVSVKRFLPAKVISVTLSVFLWVNTAQLKPEAVNFFDKLTGLKLLEVELPAMPCYDCRVSPHLWFRWEAKFGIHGSVSDYILFVFADKANDSDSDSDQFLKGMKTVLYHTMFHGSMLAELGYQGNDWKTWKTGLTFMSKDAEGNGGMMIGPQSMRNDGEFRFKILQLPSTLKFSRYTNEEEDPVQVQDVMLLFLAHVDASVVPDDNDVIMACLGDQKTEIREIVAQILADENCLGL; this is encoded by the coding sequence ATGAACAATTCCGTAGTTAGCAAAGTAAATGTAATAGATGCGATAATTATATTAACCGGTGCAAAATTCATCCTCCATCCCATTTTATCTAATCTTTCAATGAAATTACCACAATACGACTTCAACCATTTGCTTAAGCTCAAACCCCCGACACAAAatcccaaacccaaacccgacccaatatGTCTCGACTTACCAGACGATGttattgtgtcaattttaagcaaAGTTGATATTGTTACTCTTCGCAGGTGCACCCTGGTACTGTCACTGGATTCTATTCTTCCCCAAATCGTCTCGTTTTCGACACCGTTAGATCCCTCGTTGTTTTTCCCAGATAAGTCAGGATGTTGGTATGGTAGACTGTTTAATAAATTCGTTTCAAAAGCTATCCCATTTCTCGGATTCTTTTCTGTTTCTGTTAAACGGTTTTTACCTGCGAAAGTAATCTCAGTAACTTTATCAGTCTTCTTGTGGGTAAACACGGCTCAGTTAAAACCGGAAGCAGTTAATTTTTTCGATAAGCTTACTGGGTTGAAATTGTTGGAAGTTGAGCTTCCGGCAATGCCTTGTTACGACTGTCGTGTGTCGCCTCATTTGTGGTTCAGGTGGGAAGCCAAGTTTGGTATCCACGGCTCAGTGTCGGATTATATTCTGTTTGTCTTTGCTGATAAGGCGAATGACAGCGACAGTGACAGTGATCAGTTTTTGAAAGGAATGAAGACGGTTTTGTATCATACTATGTTCCATGGTTCGATGTTGGCGGAATTGGGGTACCAAGGGAATGATTGGAAGACTTGGAAGACGGGTTTGACGTTCATGAGTAAAGATGCTGAGGGGAATGGGGGTATGATGATTGGTCCTCAATCGATGAGGAATGATGGTGAATTCCGATTTAAGATTCTTCAGTTGCCTTCCACTTTGAAGTTCAGTCGCTACACAAATGAAGAAGAGGATCCGGTTCAAGTCCAAGATGTCATGCTTCTGTTTTTGGCTCATGTCGATGCTAGTGTCGTTCCAGATGATAATGATGTTATAATGGCTTGTCTTGGTGATCAAAAGACGGAGATTAGAGAAATTGTCGCACAAATCCTAGCCGATGAAAATTGTTTGGGGTTATGA